In the genome of Desulfuromonas sp. DDH964, one region contains:
- the rpoH gene encoding RNA polymerase sigma factor RpoH, translated as MNSALLSVTTDSFEHYMSQVHRFPLLSREEENQLALRYRRDGDLEAAHTLICANLRFVVKVANEYRNYGIKLLDLVQEGNIGLMMAVKKFDPERGIRLISYAVWWIRAYIQNFVIRSWSLVRIGTTQAQRKLFFKLGQARQAIERLGGSSDAEALAQELTVRADEIDEMTVRLAGRDASLDVELTEGDDYSLLDTLADQRQSQEELLIERESESRLSARVGKALAVLNPRERHIVQDRILADDPRTLQELADDYGISRERVRQLEKQALGKLKGVLAEAS; from the coding sequence ATGAGCCAGGTTCACCGCTTCCCCCTTCTCAGCCGCGAGGAGGAGAATCAGCTCGCCCTGCGCTATCGCCGCGATGGCGACCTGGAGGCGGCGCACACCCTGATCTGCGCCAACCTGCGTTTCGTCGTCAAGGTCGCCAACGAATATCGAAACTACGGTATCAAGCTTCTAGACCTGGTCCAGGAAGGGAACATCGGTCTGATGATGGCGGTGAAGAAGTTCGACCCGGAGCGGGGTATCCGCCTGATCTCTTACGCCGTCTGGTGGATTCGGGCCTACATTCAGAACTTCGTCATCCGCAGCTGGTCGCTGGTCCGCATCGGCACCACCCAGGCCCAGCGCAAGCTCTTCTTCAAACTCGGCCAGGCGCGCCAGGCGATCGAGCGCCTGGGCGGCAGCAGCGACGCCGAAGCCCTGGCGCAAGAGCTCACCGTGCGGGCCGATGAAATCGACGAAATGACGGTACGCCTCGCCGGGCGGGATGCCTCTCTCGATGTCGAACTGACCGAAGGGGACGACTACTCCCTCCTCGACACCCTCGCCGACCAGCGCCAGAGCCAGGAGGAACTCCTGATCGAGCGGGAGAGCGAAAGCCGCCTCTCGGCCCGGGTCGGCAAGGCCCTGGCTGTCCTCAACCCGCGCGAGCGGCACATTGTGCAGGACCGCATCCTTGCCGACGACCCCCGCACTTTGCAGGAGTTGGCGGACGATTACGGCATCAGCCGCGAACGGGTCCGGCAGCTGGAAAAGCAGGCGCTGGGCAAGCTCAAAGGGGTGCTGGCGGAGGCGTCGTAG